A stretch of the Papaver somniferum cultivar HN1 chromosome 6, ASM357369v1, whole genome shotgun sequence genome encodes the following:
- the LOC113286978 gene encoding ATP synthase delta chain, chloroplastic-like, with protein sequence MAALQQSPVAFQSKFPTTSSSSNRVFARTQVSSKLSSTGLRLPKLSIKLSKKNKISNNHGGATMLDTAASRYATALAQSASSNGTLEATQQDIEKIEKIFASPEVYDFFVNPTVSVEKKYQLIDEIAKSSNLKTTTINFLNILVDVKRIDLIRDVVKEFELVFNAMTDTELAVVTSVVKLEANHLAQIAKGVQRLTNSKNVRIKTVIDPSLVAGFTIRYGNSGSKLIDMSVKKQLQEIASQLDFGDFNLAAV encoded by the coding sequence atggcagctctgcaacaaTCCCCAGTTGCATTCCAATCCAAATTCCCCACCACCTCCTCATCATCAAACAGAGTATTTGCCAGAACTCAGGTCTCCAGCAAACTCTCATCCACAGGTCTCAGACTCCCAAAACTGAGCATAAAACTCTCAAAGAAGAACAAAATCAGCAACAACCATGGTGGTGCAACAATGTTGGACACAGCAGCAAGTAGATATGCAACGGCCTTAGCACAATCAGCAAGCTCAAATGGAACATTAGAAGCCACACAACAAGACATTGAAAAGATTGAGAAGATTTTCGCATCACCAgaagtttatgatttctttgTGAATCCAACAGTTTCTGTTGAGAAGAAATACCAATTAATTGATGAGATTGCAAAATCATCAAACCTGAAAACAACTACTATTAATTTCTTGAATATATTAGTTGATGTGAAGAGAATTGATTTGATTAGAGATGTTGTGAAAGAATTTGAGTTGGTTTTTAATGCCATGACTGATACTGAATTGGCTGTTGTTACATCTGTTGTGAAGCTGGAAGCTAATCATTTAGCACAGATTGCTAAGGGAGTACAGAGATTGACAAATTCTAAGAATGTCAGGATTAAGACTGTGATTGATCCTTCTCTTGTTGCTGGGTTTACAATCAGGTATGGGAATTCTGGGTCTAAATTGATTGATATGAGTGTTAAGAAACAACTTCAAGAAATTGCTTCTCAACTTGATTTTGGTGATTTCAATTTAGCTGCTGTTTAA